A stretch of the Bradyrhizobium sp. CCBAU 53351 genome encodes the following:
- a CDS encoding diguanylate cyclase, whose protein sequence is MARPVKSPSKTPRRTSDKTVSNKTVDVADSYAVRLMQHLVVPTFVIDPRRRVVIWNRACERLTGVTASEVIGTSKHWQAFYETRRPCLADLVALDRPERLPEFYSEYAARGHNGLGFSAENWCTMPKLGNQLYLAIDAGPIHDEAEHLIAVVETLRDLTDQKRAEMALKELATKDGLTGLSNRRSFDQMLMSEWARAQRTQKPLALLFVDVDHFKLFNDHHGHQNGDECLRVVASVVSRHAVRPLDLASRYGGEEFALILPDMDCDSACVIAEEIRGAVMALRIAHGAAGAGDHVTLSVGVASHIPGAVDGSPDRLLGAADEALYVAKRLGRNRVICAERVLAEFASLGRQDAAVPGPFRRKSA, encoded by the coding sequence ATGGCAAGACCCGTGAAGTCGCCAAGCAAGACGCCAAGAAGGACTTCGGACAAGACCGTCTCGAACAAGACTGTCGACGTCGCGGATTCCTATGCCGTGCGGCTGATGCAGCATCTGGTGGTGCCGACTTTCGTGATCGATCCGAGGCGCCGCGTCGTGATCTGGAACAGGGCGTGCGAACGATTGACGGGCGTCACGGCCTCGGAGGTGATCGGCACCAGCAAGCACTGGCAGGCCTTCTACGAGACCCGGCGCCCCTGCCTGGCCGATCTCGTCGCACTCGACCGGCCGGAGCGGCTTCCAGAGTTCTATTCGGAATACGCCGCGCGCGGCCATAACGGGCTCGGCTTTTCCGCGGAGAACTGGTGCACGATGCCGAAGCTCGGCAACCAGCTCTATCTCGCCATCGACGCCGGCCCGATCCACGACGAGGCCGAACACCTGATCGCCGTGGTGGAGACGCTGCGCGACCTCACCGACCAGAAGCGCGCCGAGATGGCGCTGAAGGAGCTCGCCACCAAGGACGGGCTGACCGGGCTGTCGAACCGCCGCTCGTTCGACCAGATGCTGATGAGCGAATGGGCCCGCGCCCAACGCACGCAGAAGCCGCTGGCGCTGCTGTTCGTCGACGTCGATCATTTCAAGCTGTTCAACGACCATCACGGCCACCAGAACGGCGATGAATGCCTGCGCGTGGTCGCCTCCGTCGTCAGCCGCCACGCCGTGCGCCCGCTCGATCTCGCCAGCCGCTACGGTGGCGAGGAGTTCGCGCTGATCCTGCCGGACATGGATTGCGACAGCGCCTGCGTCATCGCCGAGGAGATCCGCGGCGCCGTCATGGCCTTGCGGATCGCCCATGGCGCTGCGGGCGCGGGCGACCACGTCACCCTCAGCGTCGGCGTCGCCAGCCACATTCCCGGCGCGGTCGACGGCAGCCCCGATCGGCTGCTGGGCGCGGCCGACGAGGCGCTCTACGTCGCCAAGCGGCTCGGCCGCAATCGCGTCATCTGCGCCGAACGGGTGCTGGCCGAGTTCGCAAGCCTGGGACGGCAGGACGCAGCTGTTCCGGGCCCCTTCCGGCGCAAATCGGCCTGA
- a CDS encoding TspO/MBR family protein gives MLQLLVFVVGVVGLGWLIGATNLPGEWYAGLVKPGFVPPNWAFPVAWTILYVMIAIAGWRTFRSEPKGKAMLVWAVQLGLNFAWSPVMFTMHQIGAALVILIGLFVAIVTYIGLEISRDRLAAALFVPYAAWVAFAGVLNAAIWRMN, from the coding sequence ATGTTGCAGCTGTTGGTCTTCGTGGTGGGCGTGGTTGGCCTTGGCTGGCTGATCGGCGCAACCAATCTCCCGGGAGAATGGTATGCCGGCCTCGTCAAGCCGGGCTTCGTTCCGCCGAACTGGGCGTTCCCGGTGGCCTGGACCATCCTTTACGTCATGATCGCAATCGCGGGCTGGCGGACCTTCCGCAGCGAACCAAAGGGAAAGGCGATGCTGGTCTGGGCCGTGCAGCTCGGGCTCAACTTCGCCTGGTCTCCAGTCATGTTCACGATGCACCAGATCGGCGCCGCGCTCGTCATCCTCATCGGCCTGTTCGTCGCGATCGTGACCTATATCGGCCTTGAGATATCACGTGACCGATTGGCCGCCGCATTGTTCGTACCCTACGCAGCCTGGGTCGCGTTCGCCGGCGTGCTCAATGCGGCGATCTGGCGGATGAACTGA
- the dinB gene encoding DNA polymerase IV yields the protein MSESDTMTGEIAPVRKIIHIDMDAFYASVEQRDNPELRGKPVAVGGSAERGVVAAASYEARKFGVRSAMPSVTAKRQCPDLIFVRPRFEVYKAVSRQIRDIFAEHTPVIEPLSLDEAYLDVTENLQGIPLARDIALRIREKIKAETGLNASAGISYNKFLAKLASDHRKPNGQYVIAPEMGPAFVENLPVGKFHGIGPATAAKMNALGLFTGLDIRNQTLEFMNANFGKSGAYYYWISRGVDERPVRANRIRKSIGAENTFSIDLAEYDALAAELKPLVDKVWRHCEATGNRGRTVTLKIKFADFEIITRSKSAVTAVRDRDDLERLACGLLEAEMPLRKRVRLLGVSLSALQAEDDAEPQLTLGI from the coding sequence ATGAGCGAATCCGACACGATGACCGGCGAGATCGCGCCGGTGCGCAAGATCATCCATATCGACATGGATGCATTCTATGCGTCGGTGGAGCAACGCGACAATCCGGAGCTGCGCGGAAAGCCCGTGGCGGTCGGAGGCTCGGCGGAGCGCGGCGTCGTCGCGGCCGCGAGCTATGAGGCCCGCAAGTTCGGCGTGCGCTCCGCCATGCCGTCGGTGACGGCGAAGCGGCAATGTCCCGATCTGATCTTCGTCCGGCCGCGCTTCGAGGTCTACAAGGCGGTCTCCAGGCAGATCCGCGACATCTTCGCCGAGCACACGCCTGTTATCGAACCGCTGTCACTCGACGAGGCCTATCTCGACGTGACGGAAAATCTGCAAGGCATCCCGCTGGCGCGCGACATCGCGCTGCGGATCCGCGAGAAGATCAAGGCAGAGACCGGCCTCAACGCGTCGGCCGGCATCTCCTACAACAAGTTCCTGGCAAAGCTCGCCTCCGACCATCGCAAGCCCAACGGCCAGTACGTGATCGCGCCGGAGATGGGACCGGCCTTCGTCGAAAACCTGCCCGTCGGCAAATTCCACGGCATCGGGCCGGCGACGGCCGCGAAGATGAACGCGCTCGGCCTGTTCACCGGTCTCGACATCCGCAACCAGACGCTGGAATTCATGAACGCGAATTTCGGCAAGTCGGGCGCCTATTATTACTGGATCTCGCGCGGCGTCGACGAACGGCCGGTGCGGGCCAACCGGATTCGCAAATCCATCGGGGCGGAGAATACCTTCTCGATCGACCTTGCCGAATATGACGCGCTGGCCGCCGAGCTGAAACCGCTCGTCGACAAGGTCTGGCGCCATTGCGAGGCAACCGGAAATCGCGGCCGCACGGTGACCCTGAAGATCAAGTTCGCCGACTTCGAGATCATCACGCGCAGCAAATCCGCCGTCACCGCGGTGAGGGACCGGGACGATCTCGAGCGGTTGGCCTGCGGCCTGCTCGAGGCCGAGATGCCGCTGCGAAAGCGCGTCAGGCTGCTGGGCGTGTCGCTGTCGGCCCTGCAGGCCGAAGACGATGCGGAGCCGCAGCTGACATTGGGCATTTGA